A stretch of the Verrucomicrobiia bacterium genome encodes the following:
- a CDS encoding NAD-dependent succinate-semialdehyde dehydrogenase, with protein MKTCPVYLNGDFVCTEETFPVCNPANGEPLARMSLLTRERVAQALADAEEAFAVWRTVTARSRSELLRRIAAELERRRTELARVITLESGKPLTQSLGEVAMALAHLHWFAEEAPRAYGRFLPAMLDGKRHLVIKSPVGVVGAVTPWNFPLMLPVRKIAAALAAGCPVVLKPSELTPMTAVLLAECIDAAKPVPSVFQLVMAPAEDVAREFAENPRCRKITFTGSTNVGRQLIAWAAPTVKPLLLELGGQAPVLVFDDADLYQAVDGVVLAKFRNSGQSCIAANRIYVQRGLYEAFVQTLVERVLAMKTGNGLDPNVDVGPLINQVAVARAAEQVEDALRGGATVRCGGYAQEGPGNFFAPTVLAEVPRGSLCMLEETFAPIAPVCVFDHEEEGIRLANHNPAGLAAYVFTRDLARSFRLMEALEAGIIAINDGLPTTSHAPFGGLKQSGWGRELGSEGLDAFLETKHISIGL; from the coding sequence ATGAAAACCTGTCCCGTTTATTTGAACGGCGATTTCGTTTGCACGGAGGAGACGTTTCCGGTTTGCAATCCCGCGAACGGGGAGCCGCTCGCTCGCATGTCGCTGCTCACTCGCGAGCGCGTGGCCCAAGCCCTGGCCGATGCCGAGGAGGCCTTCGCCGTCTGGCGCACGGTCACTGCCAGGAGCCGGAGCGAGCTGCTGCGCCGGATTGCCGCGGAACTCGAACGCCGCCGGACGGAGCTGGCGCGCGTGATCACCCTGGAAAGCGGCAAACCGCTCACGCAAAGCCTCGGTGAAGTGGCCATGGCGCTGGCGCATTTGCACTGGTTTGCCGAGGAAGCGCCCCGCGCCTACGGCCGGTTCCTGCCGGCCATGCTCGATGGCAAACGGCACCTGGTGATCAAATCACCCGTCGGGGTGGTGGGCGCGGTGACGCCCTGGAACTTCCCGCTCATGCTGCCCGTCCGCAAAATCGCGGCCGCCCTGGCGGCGGGTTGTCCGGTGGTTTTGAAGCCGTCCGAACTCACGCCCATGACGGCCGTGTTGCTCGCCGAATGCATCGATGCGGCCAAACCCGTCCCGTCGGTCTTTCAACTGGTCATGGCCCCGGCGGAAGACGTGGCCCGGGAATTTGCGGAAAACCCGCGCTGCCGGAAGATCACGTTCACCGGCTCCACGAACGTGGGGCGGCAGTTGATTGCCTGGGCCGCACCCACGGTGAAACCGCTGCTCCTGGAACTCGGCGGCCAGGCCCCGGTGCTGGTGTTCGACGATGCCGATCTTTACCAGGCCGTGGATGGCGTGGTGCTGGCCAAGTTCCGGAACTCGGGCCAGTCGTGCATCGCCGCCAACCGCATTTATGTGCAGCGCGGCCTCTACGAGGCCTTTGTGCAAACCCTGGTGGAACGGGTGCTTGCCATGAAAACGGGCAACGGACTCGACCCAAACGTGGACGTTGGCCCGCTGATCAATCAGGTCGCGGTGGCGCGCGCGGCTGAACAGGTGGAAGACGCACTGCGCGGCGGGGCAACGGTGCGCTGTGGCGGCTATGCGCAGGAAGGGCCGGGAAACTTTTTTGCGCCCACGGTGCTGGCGGAAGTTCCCCGCGGCAGCCTGTGCATGCTCGAAGAAACGTTCGCGCCCATCGCACCCGTCTGTGTGTTCGACCACGAGGAGGAGGGCATCCGGCTGGCGAATCACAACCCGGCCGGCCTGGCGGCGTATGTGTTTACCCGCGACCTCGCACGGTCGTTTCGCCTCATGGAGGCGCTCGAAGCCGGCATCATTGCCATCAACGACGGACTGCCCACCACCAGCCACGCGCCGTTTGGCGGCCTGAAGCAGAGCGGCTGGGGCCGCGAACTCGGCAGCGAGGGGCTCGACGCGTTTCTGGAAACGAAACACATTTCCATCGGGCTCTGA
- a CDS encoding V-type ATP synthase subunit A, whose product MSVIAPNQTAVVTRISGPTVTAVGLRNAQMYEVVHVGELGLVGEIVRLIGDHATIQVYEDTTMLRPGAPVQQTGAPLSVWLGPGLIGNIYDGIQRPLPGIAARSGAWIRRGEQVEPLDTAKRWSFTPLAREGDPVAAGQALGEIAETPLVRHRVLVPPQIAGRLHRLAARGDYTLRDTVAVIGTPAGRQHITLVQSWPVRQPRPIRERLRVTEPLITGQRVIDTFFPLGKGGAAAIPGGFGTGKTITQHQLAKWSDAEIIVFIGCGERGNEMTEVLREFPELKDPRSGRPLMERTILIANTSNMPVAAREVSIYTGITLAEYYRDMGLNVAVFADSTSRWAEALRELAARLEEMPAEEGFPATLPARLAQFYERGGAVTTLGGARASVSIVGAVSPPGGDFSEPVTQHTRRFIRCFWALDTELANARHYPSIHWLRSYSEYVEEVSAWWARQSPDWSELRTEALTLLQREERLQQIVKLVGPDVLPEAQRLILFIAEILKDGFLAQSAFDTEDAFCTPERQLALLRLILSLYRKGRDLVQAGVPLAKLRALNCVPLVLRAKSALGNTNLAGLAALERQVEAELETLGQSPATSQT is encoded by the coding sequence ATGAGTGTCATCGCTCCAAACCAAACTGCGGTTGTCACGCGCATCAGCGGTCCCACCGTGACCGCCGTGGGACTGCGGAACGCGCAGATGTATGAAGTGGTGCACGTCGGCGAACTGGGGCTCGTGGGTGAAATTGTTAGGCTGATCGGAGATCACGCCACGATTCAAGTTTATGAGGACACCACCATGTTGCGGCCGGGCGCTCCGGTGCAACAAACCGGTGCCCCGCTCTCCGTCTGGCTCGGCCCCGGCCTCATCGGCAACATCTACGACGGCATTCAACGTCCGTTGCCGGGCATCGCGGCGCGTAGCGGCGCGTGGATTCGCCGCGGCGAACAGGTGGAACCGCTGGACACCGCGAAACGCTGGTCGTTTACGCCGCTCGCGCGGGAAGGCGACCCCGTTGCGGCCGGGCAGGCGTTGGGCGAAATCGCGGAAACCCCGCTCGTCCGGCATCGCGTGCTCGTGCCGCCGCAGATTGCCGGGCGGCTTCACAGGCTGGCGGCGCGGGGCGATTACACGTTGCGCGACACCGTGGCCGTCATCGGGACCCCGGCAGGCCGGCAGCACATCACCCTCGTGCAATCCTGGCCCGTGCGGCAGCCGCGACCCATTCGCGAGCGCCTGCGTGTGACCGAGCCGTTGATCACCGGCCAGCGCGTCATCGACACGTTTTTCCCGCTGGGCAAAGGCGGTGCGGCGGCGATTCCGGGCGGCTTTGGCACCGGCAAAACCATCACGCAACACCAGCTCGCCAAGTGGTCGGACGCCGAAATCATTGTGTTCATCGGCTGCGGCGAACGCGGCAACGAAATGACCGAAGTGCTCCGGGAGTTTCCCGAGTTGAAGGATCCGCGTTCCGGCCGGCCGTTGATGGAGCGCACCATACTCATCGCCAACACCTCGAACATGCCGGTCGCCGCGCGCGAAGTGTCCATCTACACCGGCATCACGCTGGCCGAGTATTATCGGGACATGGGCCTGAACGTGGCGGTGTTCGCGGACTCGACAAGCCGCTGGGCCGAGGCTTTGCGCGAACTGGCGGCACGCCTCGAGGAAATGCCCGCCGAGGAAGGCTTTCCCGCCACGCTGCCGGCGCGGCTGGCGCAGTTTTACGAACGCGGCGGCGCCGTCACCACGCTGGGCGGCGCGCGGGCTTCCGTCAGCATTGTGGGCGCCGTGAGTCCACCCGGCGGTGATTTTTCCGAACCGGTCACGCAGCACACGCGGCGGTTCATCCGCTGCTTCTGGGCGCTCGACACCGAACTGGCCAACGCACGGCATTATCCCTCGATCCACTGGTTGCGGTCGTATTCCGAATACGTGGAGGAAGTCAGCGCATGGTGGGCGCGACAGTCGCCGGACTGGAGCGAACTGCGCACGGAAGCCCTGACGCTGTTGCAGCGGGAGGAGCGTTTACAACAAATCGTCAAGCTCGTCGGACCGGACGTTTTGCCGGAAGCCCAACGGCTCATTCTGTTCATCGCGGAAATCCTGAAGGACGGCTTTCTCGCTCAAAGCGCGTTTGACACCGAGGACGCCTTTTGCACTCCGGAACGGCAGCTGGCGCTGCTGCGTCTCATCCTGAGCCTGTATCGCAAGGGGCGCGATTTGGTCCAAGCCGGCGTGCCGCTGGCAAAATTGCGGGCGCTCAATTGCGTGCCGCTCGTGCTCCGGGCGAAGTCGGCGCTCGGCAACACCAACCTGGCCGGGCTGGCCGCCTTGGAACGGCAAGTCGAAGCCGAACTGGAAACCCTTGGCCAAAGCCCGGCCACAAGCCAGACGTAA
- a CDS encoding V-type ATP synthase subunit D, whose translation MARLNIAPTKSNLLVLQRQLAFAEEGYDLLEQKRRILVFELMHRLARARQIEAQVTDALRAAHAALREAELDLGSVALDRAALGVPEREGPAITEQHLMGLRIPHVTWPLTEAAIPFGVGGTSASTAEAWRQFSALLPPLAELAELENAVRRLARELRKTQRRCNALAKLFIPDYRETIARILDTLEERERESFVVMKLIRARLATARMAPAKTPSVAATDISEPNPRHS comes from the coding sequence ATGGCCAGACTCAACATCGCCCCTACAAAATCGAACCTGCTGGTCCTGCAACGCCAGCTCGCGTTCGCCGAGGAAGGCTACGACCTGCTTGAGCAGAAGCGCCGCATTCTCGTGTTTGAATTGATGCACCGGCTGGCCCGCGCCCGGCAAATCGAAGCGCAGGTGACGGACGCCCTGCGCGCCGCGCACGCGGCGTTGCGCGAAGCCGAGCTGGACCTTGGCTCGGTCGCGCTCGACCGCGCGGCATTGGGCGTGCCGGAACGCGAAGGACCCGCCATTACGGAGCAACACCTGATGGGACTGCGCATCCCACACGTGACCTGGCCCCTGACCGAAGCGGCCATTCCCTTCGGGGTCGGCGGCACGTCCGCCAGCACGGCGGAGGCGTGGCGGCAATTTTCCGCCCTGCTGCCCCCGTTGGCCGAGCTGGCGGAACTGGAAAATGCCGTGCGCCGGCTGGCCCGTGAGCTGCGCAAAACACAGCGTCGCTGCAACGCGCTGGCCAAGCTCTTCATCCCGGACTACCGCGAAACGATTGCCCGCATCCTCGACACGTTGGAAGAACGGGAACGGGAATCTTTCGTCGTCATGAAACTGATTCGCGCCCGCCTCGCCACGGCCCGGATGGCTCCTGCGAAAACTCCATCGGTCGCAGCCACCGACATTTCGGAACCGAATCCACGCCATTCGTGA
- a CDS encoding V-type ATP synthase subunit B: MNPLTLNVHDHGLEYRGAARIEGPLVVIERVRDVGYDEMVEIRDSAGQSRLGRVLDISSEQAVVQVLEGTTGLAHDSLRTHFLGESFRLPVSRQMLGRVFDGLGRPADGGPASLSVDRRDVNGLPINPYARRYPREFIQTGLSAIDGMNAMVRGQKLPIFSGNGLPHDRVSAQIVRQARLLEERVDFSIVFAAMGVKHDVAEFFIRNLRESGALARAAMFFSLADAPSVERLLTPRVALTLAEHLAFDCGQHVLVLLTDMTNYCESLREVGTARAEIPGRKGYPGYLYSDLASLYERAGRIEGSPGSITQMAILTMPADDISHPVPDLTGYITEGQIVLDRDLFQRGVYPPIAGLPSLSRLMKDGVGRGYTREDHPALASQLFACYAYVKRVRGLADVIGEEELSPLDKQYLKFGEAFEMRFLNQGEYENRPIGTTLALGWEVLALLPRDELHRLSDALLQQHYHPAPPAAAA, translated from the coding sequence ATGAACCCGCTCACACTCAACGTGCATGACCATGGTTTGGAATACCGGGGCGCCGCGCGCATCGAAGGGCCGCTCGTCGTGATCGAGCGGGTGCGCGACGTGGGCTACGACGAAATGGTGGAAATTCGTGACTCCGCCGGCCAGTCGCGGCTCGGGCGTGTGCTGGACATTTCGAGCGAACAGGCCGTCGTGCAGGTTTTGGAAGGCACGACTGGACTCGCCCACGATTCATTGCGCACGCATTTCTTGGGCGAGAGCTTCCGCCTGCCGGTGTCGCGGCAGATGCTGGGGCGGGTGTTCGATGGGCTCGGGCGTCCGGCCGACGGCGGGCCGGCATCGCTCTCCGTGGACCGCCGGGATGTGAACGGCCTTCCGATCAATCCTTACGCCCGCCGTTATCCGCGCGAATTCATCCAAACGGGGCTGTCAGCCATTGACGGGATGAACGCCATGGTGCGCGGCCAGAAACTGCCCATCTTCTCCGGCAACGGCCTGCCCCACGACCGCGTCTCCGCGCAAATTGTGCGGCAGGCCCGGCTGCTCGAGGAGCGCGTCGATTTTTCCATCGTCTTTGCGGCCATGGGCGTGAAACACGACGTTGCCGAATTCTTCATCCGCAACCTGCGGGAATCGGGCGCGCTGGCCCGTGCGGCCATGTTTTTCTCGCTCGCGGACGCCCCCAGCGTGGAACGGCTCCTCACGCCGCGCGTGGCCCTGACGCTGGCCGAGCATCTGGCCTTCGACTGCGGGCAGCACGTGCTCGTCCTGCTGACCGACATGACGAACTATTGCGAAAGCCTGCGCGAAGTCGGCACGGCGCGCGCGGAGATTCCCGGCCGCAAGGGGTATCCCGGCTATCTCTACTCCGATCTGGCGAGCCTTTACGAACGGGCCGGACGCATCGAAGGCTCGCCCGGGTCGATCACCCAAATGGCCATACTGACGATGCCGGCCGACGACATCAGCCATCCTGTTCCGGACCTGACGGGTTACATCACCGAAGGCCAGATCGTGCTCGACCGCGACCTGTTCCAGCGCGGCGTGTATCCGCCGATCGCCGGCCTGCCCAGCTTGTCGCGCCTGATGAAGGACGGCGTGGGCCGCGGCTACACACGCGAGGATCATCCGGCGCTCGCGAGCCAGTTGTTCGCCTGTTACGCCTACGTGAAACGCGTGCGCGGACTGGCGGACGTCATTGGCGAAGAGGAACTGAGCCCGCTGGACAAGCAATACTTGAAATTCGGCGAGGCCTTTGAAATGCGCTTCCTGAACCAGGGAGAATACGAAAACCGCCCCATCGGCACGACGCTTGCCCTGGGCTGGGAGGTGCTGGCGCTGCTGCCGCGCGACGAGCTGCATCGTTTGAGTGATGCGTTGCTGCAACAGCATTACCACCCCGCCCCGCCCGCGGCCGCCGCGTGA
- a CDS encoding ATP synthase subunit C produces MKWIRWMAGVLFAGLLLLAASGVADEAAPADTAADASSVYKAVGLGGAAAFTIALCVIGASYAVGRIGSAALGAAAEKPELLTRSILFVALAEGLAVLGFAIAMMLVQKI; encoded by the coding sequence ATGAAATGGATTCGATGGATGGCCGGTGTGCTCTTCGCCGGCCTGTTGTTGCTGGCTGCTTCCGGTGTGGCGGACGAGGCCGCGCCGGCGGACACCGCGGCCGACGCGTCATCGGTTTACAAGGCGGTTGGCCTCGGCGGCGCCGCGGCCTTTACGATTGCGCTGTGCGTCATCGGCGCCAGCTACGCCGTGGGCCGCATCGGTTCCGCCGCGCTGGGGGCCGCCGCGGAGAAGCCCGAATTGCTCACCCGCAGCATCTTGTTCGTAGCGCTGGCGGAAGGTCTCGCCGTGCTCGGGTTCGCCATTGCGATGATGCTGGTGCAAAAAATTTAA
- a CDS encoding V-type ATPase 116kDa subunit family protein has translation MCRLRALVLRQDARVVLESWGGLGAVQLEQTAPGPDTAPLPARDCNVELARCHDVLQRVTELRRMLKIPPASLTPPATQLTWADADATLRLWEARADEVMSRRQQCTDQVRELDADCELLSRYCGLDLPLDGPQAFAHLHFATGSLPAENWQALSAQLDPHAAVLPLAVERGRQPLLVLTTPARWPALASALRDAGFQSDPLPVSANATCDSLAAERRREQQAAVRELNRAQTEARTLAVEYAAPLGQLEQLAMRERQLLAAEQQCSRTEATVLLAGWAPEPAVTEIERRTRELSHGCMQLETAPAGAADAAVPVLLQPPRWLRPFARLVTAYGLPDYHELEPTLFVALSYPLMFGLMFGDVGHGSVLAVAGGLMCRRARRQRLQDVGRLLVIAGLASVGFGCAYGSCFGLEYFKSFALWRDPLAGDPASLMQLAIAIGVVVISVGLVLNVTNRLRCGNYVGGCFGRFGLAGLLFYWGTLTLLLGGNFLKAHGLMLPALAAFVGMPLAGWALKEPLARLVDRRHGRRPEPGEGWCVAGLISLVSAFEALLSYLANTISFVRLAAYAMSHAASLAAALALADQARQLPLGGPALAALVVILGNAGALVLEGVIAAVQALRLEYYEFFGKFLTGEGRPFQPFRLVA, from the coding sequence ATGTGCCGATTGCGCGCCCTGGTCCTGCGGCAGGACGCCCGCGTGGTCTTGGAGAGCTGGGGCGGGTTGGGTGCCGTGCAATTGGAGCAAACCGCGCCCGGCCCGGACACGGCGCCGCTGCCGGCCCGTGACTGCAACGTCGAGTTGGCACGCTGCCACGATGTGCTCCAGCGCGTCACGGAACTGCGCCGGATGCTGAAAATTCCGCCGGCGTCCCTCACCCCACCGGCAACCCAACTGACATGGGCCGACGCCGACGCCACGTTGCGTTTATGGGAAGCCCGCGCGGATGAAGTCATGTCGCGACGGCAACAATGCACCGATCAAGTCCGCGAACTCGATGCAGATTGCGAATTGTTGTCCCGTTACTGCGGCTTGGATCTGCCGCTGGACGGCCCGCAGGCATTCGCTCACCTGCATTTCGCAACCGGGAGTTTGCCGGCCGAAAACTGGCAGGCACTTTCCGCGCAGCTTGACCCGCACGCTGCCGTGCTGCCGCTGGCGGTGGAACGTGGCCGCCAACCGTTGCTCGTGTTGACCACGCCCGCCCGTTGGCCGGCGCTCGCAAGTGCGCTGCGGGACGCGGGATTTCAGAGCGACCCCCTGCCGGTGAGCGCCAATGCGACCTGCGATTCGCTGGCCGCGGAACGCCGCCGGGAACAGCAGGCGGCGGTCCGGGAGTTGAACCGGGCACAAACGGAGGCCCGCACGCTGGCCGTCGAATACGCCGCGCCTTTGGGCCAGTTGGAACAGCTGGCGATGCGCGAACGGCAATTGCTGGCAGCCGAGCAACAGTGTTCCCGCACCGAGGCCACCGTGCTGCTGGCGGGCTGGGCACCTGAGCCGGCCGTGACAGAAATTGAACGTCGCACGCGCGAACTCTCGCACGGTTGCATGCAACTGGAGACCGCACCGGCCGGCGCGGCGGACGCCGCGGTTCCCGTGCTGTTGCAACCGCCGCGCTGGCTGCGGCCCTTCGCCCGGCTCGTCACCGCTTATGGTCTGCCGGACTATCACGAGTTGGAGCCAACCCTGTTCGTGGCGTTGAGTTATCCGCTGATGTTCGGGCTGATGTTCGGTGATGTGGGACACGGCAGCGTGCTGGCCGTGGCAGGCGGGTTGATGTGCCGCCGGGCGCGCCGCCAGAGGTTGCAGGACGTCGGCCGGTTGCTCGTGATTGCGGGCCTGGCGAGCGTTGGGTTCGGCTGCGCCTACGGCAGTTGTTTTGGGCTGGAATACTTCAAATCATTCGCGCTGTGGCGGGATCCGCTCGCCGGCGACCCCGCCAGCCTGATGCAACTGGCCATCGCCATCGGCGTCGTCGTCATCAGCGTGGGGCTCGTCCTGAACGTCACCAACCGGCTCCGGTGCGGGAACTACGTTGGCGGCTGCTTCGGCCGGTTCGGACTGGCCGGCCTGTTGTTCTACTGGGGAACGCTGACGTTGCTGCTCGGGGGCAATTTCCTCAAGGCGCACGGCTTGATGCTGCCGGCGCTGGCCGCCTTCGTGGGAATGCCGCTCGCGGGCTGGGCGCTCAAGGAACCGCTCGCCCGTCTCGTGGACCGTCGCCACGGGCGCCGCCCCGAACCTGGCGAAGGATGGTGCGTCGCCGGCTTGATTTCCCTCGTCAGCGCCTTTGAAGCGCTGCTGAGCTACCTGGCCAACACCATCAGCTTTGTGCGGCTGGCGGCTTACGCGATGAGTCATGCCGCATCGCTGGCCGCCGCGCTCGCGCTCGCCGACCAGGCCCGGCAACTGCCATTGGGCGGCCCCGCGCTGGCCGCGCTGGTGGTGATTCTGGGCAACGCCGGCGCGCTGGTGTTGGAGGGCGTCATTGCGGCCGTGCAGGCGCTGCGCCTCGAGTATTACGAATTTTTCGGGAAATTCCTGACCGGCGAGGGCCGGCCATTCCAGCCGTTTCGGCTGGTCGCCTGA
- a CDS encoding V-type ATP synthase subunit E, producing the protein MTTANERAPALLQAEILAEARREADAIIARARAEATSLRAAHQAADAAAHNQRLTTARAEAERRTELLLATVPLEVARHRAEQIEAALHSIRDEARAHLAARDTFDYGVALATLTAAALAEMAGDHFVLKLSPADATDFGDSLLANLPPRVGRPHLQLTLAPEASLDDGGVMVQDATGRQICDNRFTARLERLWPELRRQLAAQLGWSLAPASPGEPT; encoded by the coding sequence GTGACCACCGCCAACGAACGCGCGCCCGCCTTGTTGCAGGCGGAGATTCTCGCCGAAGCACGGCGTGAGGCGGATGCAATCATCGCACGTGCCCGAGCGGAAGCCACCAGCCTGCGCGCGGCGCATCAGGCTGCGGATGCTGCCGCGCACAACCAACGGCTGACCACGGCGCGCGCCGAAGCCGAACGTCGCACGGAATTGCTGCTCGCGACCGTGCCGCTGGAGGTCGCCCGCCACCGCGCCGAACAAATTGAAGCGGCGTTGCATTCCATCCGCGATGAAGCCCGCGCCCACCTGGCCGCGCGCGACACCTTTGATTACGGCGTCGCGCTCGCCACCCTGACCGCCGCGGCGCTCGCCGAAATGGCCGGCGACCATTTTGTGCTGAAACTCTCACCGGCCGATGCCACCGATTTTGGCGACTCCCTTTTGGCCAACCTGCCACCACGCGTCGGCCGGCCGCATCTGCAACTCACCTTGGCTCCGGAGGCTTCCCTTGACGATGGCGGCGTCATGGTTCAAGACGCGACCGGCCGCCAAATCTGCGACAATCGCTTCACCGCACGACTGGAACGGCTCTGGCCGGAACTGCGCCGCCAGCTCGCCGCGCAACTGGGCTGGTCCTTGGCACCCGCTTCACCGGGAGAACCCACATGA
- a CDS encoding V-type ATP synthase subunit F: MRVFCLADEDTVRGFRLAGVAGESVATPAEAAAVLAREATRPDAGVLLLTESVAASLRDIVDELRWTRSRPLIVEIPGPAGPLPGRRSLRQLVQEAVGLHVGT; encoded by the coding sequence ATGAGGGTCTTTTGCCTTGCCGATGAAGACACCGTGCGCGGCTTCCGGCTCGCCGGCGTGGCCGGAGAAAGCGTGGCCACCCCTGCGGAAGCCGCGGCCGTTCTCGCCCGCGAGGCGACACGACCGGACGCCGGCGTGCTCCTGCTCACGGAGTCCGTGGCGGCCAGCCTGCGCGACATCGTGGATGAGCTGCGTTGGACGCGCAGCCGGCCGTTGATCGTGGAGATTCCCGGCCCCGCCGGCCCGTTGCCCGGGCGAAGGAGCTTGCGCCAGCTTGTTCAGGAAGCCGTGGGACTTCATGTCGGAACCTGA